A genomic window from Henningerozyma blattae CBS 6284 chromosome 3, complete genome includes:
- the PUT2 gene encoding 1-pyrroline-5-carboxylate dehydrogenase (similar to Saccharomyces cerevisiae PUT2 (YHR037W); ancestral locus Anc_5.308): protein MARMLRTNIHLISRRNFGSFSTIKPPSHIKNETVKSFGPEDNKDWDLLRSSIMKLKGSSLEIPLVINGERIYSNDSQGEVKFQRDIVPQYNPADNKQIVANVTQSTRSDVRNAIRSAMAAKQKWNNFSFYDRASVFLKAADLISTKYRYDLLAATMLGQGKNVYQAEIDCITELSDFFRFNIKYASELYKQQPIESTPGIWNKAEYRPLEGFVYAVSPFNFTAIAGNLVGAPALMGNTVLWKPSLSSTLSNYLLLTILEEAGLPAGVINFIPGDPKSITDETLSSPHFNALHFTGSTDVFKELWAKIQHGVTNNSYRDYPRIVGETGGKNFHLIHNSANISDSVLQTIRGSFEYQGQKCSATSRVYIPKSKSKEFLTDLLGLLNEPGEKSKLLPRNTGSSSIGGGDLHGFIGPVINEQSFNKLTKVIEQAKKDPDLEILYGGKYDSTQGWYVSPTVIKTKDPYHEFMRREFFGPIVTIYEYEDAEFEKICSIIDDSTKYGLTGSIFARDREAINYAQEKLKYSAGNFYINDKCTGAVVAQQWFGGARMSGTNDKSGGPSILNRFVSIRNIKENFYPLTDYRYPSNYE, encoded by the coding sequence ATGGCAAGAATGTTGAGAACAAACATTCACCTTATATCTCGAAGAAATTTTGGCTCTTTTTCCACTATTAAGCCTCCCTCTCACATTAAGAATGAAACAGTTAAGTCTTTTGGACCAGAAGATAATAAGGATTGGGATTTGTTAAGATCATCGATTATGAAGTTGAAAGGATCATCATTGGAAATTCCCTTAGTTATTAATGGAGAGAGGATTTACTCTAACGATTCCCAGGGTGAAgttaaatttcaaagagATATAGTTCCTCAATATAACCCAGCAgataataaacaaattgTTGCAAATGTTACTCAATCGACGCGTTCTGATGTAAGAAATGCTATCCGTTCAGCTATGGCAGCTAAGCAAAAatggaataatttttcattttacgACAGGGCTTCAGTCTTTCTCAAAGCTGCAGATTTAATTTCTACTAAATATAGGTATGATTTATTAGCAGCTACGATGCTTGGACAAGGTAAGAATGTATATCAGGCAGAGATCGATTGTATTACTGAATTGAGCGATTTTTTcagatttaatattaagtATGCATCTGAGTTGTATAAACAACAGCCAATAGAATCAACGCCTGGAATTTGGAATAAAGCAGAATATAGACCTTTGGAAGGGTTTGTTTATGCAGTTTCaccttttaattttacagCTATTGCAGGTAACTTAGTTGGAGCACCTGCATTAATGGGGAACACTGTTTTATGGAAACCATCTCTTTCATCAACATTATCtaattatttgttattgACAATTTTGGAAGAAGCAGGGTTACCAGCTGGGGTGATCAATTTCATTCCTGGTGATCCAAAATCAATTACTGATGAAACTTTATCAAGTCCACATTTCAATGCTTTACATTTCACTGGGTCTACAGAtgtatttaaagaattatggGCAAAGATTCAACATGGTGTCACTAACAACTCATATAGAGATTATCCAAGGATAGTTGGTGAAACAGGTGGTAAGAATTTCcatttaattcataatTCTGCCAATATATCTGATTCAGTTCTTCAAACCATCAGAGGCTCGTTTGAATATCAAGGTCAAAAATGCTCTGCTACTTCAAGAGTTTATATACCAAAGAGTAAatctaaagaatttttaactGATTTACTAGGATTACTTAATGAGCCTGGTGAGAAGAgtaaattattaccaaGAAATACAGGATCAAGCTCAATCGGTGGTGGTGATTTACATGGGTTTATTGGGCCGGTCATTAATGAGCaaagttttaataaattgacAAAAGTAATTGAACAAGCTAAAAAGGATCCTGATTTGGAAATCTTGTATGGTGGTAAATATGATAGTACTCAAGGATGGTATGTGAGTCCCACAGTAATTAAGACTAAAGATCCCTATCATGAATTTATGAGGCGTGAATTTTTTGGCCCAATTGTTACCATATATGAGTATGAAGACgcagaatttgaaaaaatatgtaGTATTATTGATGATTCAACCAAATACGGTTTAACAGGGTCCATCTTTGCTCGTGACAGAGAAGCTATTAATTATGCACAAGAGAAGTTGAAATATAGCGCTGGGAATTTCTATATCAATGACAAGTGTACTGGTGCAGTGGTGGCACAACAGTGGTTTGGTGGGGCTAGAATGAGTGGAACCAATGATAAGTCAGGTGGACCTAGCATCTTAAACAGGTTTGTTAGTATCAGAAAtatcaaagaaaatttcTATCCATTGACTGATTATAGGTACCCATCCAATTACGAATGA
- the BRL1 gene encoding Brl1p (similar to Saccharomyces cerevisiae BRL1 (YHR036W); ancestral locus Anc_5.309): MELFSQMSLNDNTDQNELSGLSSLTISDDYRMTSQRFRSHDGNEGYTYSNDQNQYISSNLNPLKQGYVNTSFNVDNNTGLNENFIDIKPMDLGNLDLDSDMDIDVDDDLNLMNRTGVAIDSDLMESKSVGEIDPPIKNNTTITKEIHDKDELSCDDLELEEEPLHDLGPLENSKDEKEIINFVGKVLFTLYFHQLSSGIAAATRHNSVSINKPKLEPGDNQTQLQEKPLLDTNINQTSSESSTTATNTKIHNSENDSFKENIEPDGNIIIDASSDSRSSDLKSDNESILKDSARTNSNIEKPSISFQNLPTLNSLSPRSLSQREQRYTYPKDDNKNNYPYSKNNFNNLNGFENEIRNRLNKEPLQISVNNYYNFNNWPYTNNNADSYYGNVHPNDMFNLPNSHNYDQYNIDSDPNGTITRKYILPFPWSRNSKPNSKNSYAIATYLQWCLNSITLLSIFSFLLSFLRAIKVDMSSTWEHTKLQLEYESTNCKVQYLTNLCDINASKLPALTEKCKEWSICMGRNNDIFFRARSTLSARLFGDIINSFIEPIGWKALFVIFISLIIWCFSTNFLLGFARAKTYYGEEKEVKRIASKPSNPDRYAIKYD, from the coding sequence ATGGAACTCTTTAGTCAAATgtcattaaatgataataccGATCAAAATGAACTCTCTGGgttatcatcattaactATATCTGATGATTATCGTATGACTAGCCAAAGATTTAGAAGTCATGATGGGAATGAAGGATATACCTATAGTAATGATCAAAACCAATATATATCATCCAATTTAAACCCTTTGAAACAAGGGTATGTTAATACTTCTTTTAAtgttgataataatacagGATTAAACGAGAATTTTATAGATATAAAACCAATGGATTTAGGTAACCTTGATCTAGACTCGGATATGGACATAGATGTGGATGATGATTTGAACCTTATGAATCGTACAGGTGTAGCAATTGATTCAGATTTAATGGAAAGCAAATCTGTTGGAGAAATAGATCCTCCGATTAAGAATAACACTACAATAACTAAAGAGATACATGACAAAGATGAACTGAGTTGTGATGATCTTGAACTTGAAGAGGAGCCACTTCACGATTTAGGTCCTCTAGAGAATtctaaagatgaaaaagaGATAATCAATTTCGTGGGAAAGGTGTTATTCACGCTTTATTTTCACCAACTCAGCTCGGGTATTGCTGCTGCCACAAGACACAATAGTGTCAGTATAAATAAGCCTAAGCTTGAGCCTGGTGATAACCAAACTCAACTTCAAGAAAAGCCATTATTGgatacaaatataaatcaaaCTTCATCTGAGTCCTCCACTACTGCTACTAATACCAAAATACATAACTCAGAAAATGATTCtttcaaagaaaatattgaaccagatggaaatattattatcgaTGCATCAAGTGATAGTAGATCTAGTGATTTGAAATCAGACAATGAGAGTATATTGAAAGATTCAGCAAGaactaattcaaatatagaAAAGCCTTCCATTTCCTTCCAAAATTTGCCaactttaaattcattatccCCACGTTCTCTCTCACAGAGAGAGCAAAGATACACTTATCCAAaggatgataataaaaataattatccatattctaaaaataattttaataatttaaatggtTTTGAAAATGAGATAAGGAATagattaaataaagaacCATTGCAAATTTCCGtcaataattattataattttaataattggccttatactaataataatgctgATTCATATTATGGGAATGTTCATCCAAATGATATGTttaatttaccaaataGTCATAATTACGATcaatataatattgattCTGATCCTAATGGTACTATCACTAGGAAGTACATTCTACCATTTCCATGGTCAAGAAATTCTAAACcaaattccaaaaattcATATGCAATTGCTACTTATTTGCAATGGTgtttaaattcaattactttattatcaatattttcatttttattgtcATTTTTAAGAGCAATTAAAGTTGATATGTCATCTACCTGGGAACATACCAAATTACAATTAGAATATGAATCAACTAATTGTAAAGTCCAATATTTGACAAATCTTTGTGACATAAATGCTTCAAAGTTACCTGCATTAACTGAAAAATGTAAAGAATGGAGTATATGTATGGGAAGAAACaatgatattttctttagGGCCAGATCAACTTTAAGCGCAAGATTATTTGGTGATATCATTAATTCATTCATTGAACCTATTGGTTGGAAGGCATTATTcgttattttcattagtttAATCATTTGGTGTTTTAGTACAAATTTCTTATTAGGGTTTGCCAGAGCCAAGACATATTACGgtgaagaaaaagaagtcAAACGTATTGCCTCAAAGCCTAGTAACCCTGATAGATATGCAATTAAATATGATTAA
- the HDA2 gene encoding Hda2p (similar to Saccharomyces cerevisiae HDA2 (YDR295C); ancestral locus Anc_5.311) has translation MMKRKHRNYTIPVGMTTFQKDLVEILVSLHAKSLSEEIAKWVSNSMLEASSNSDVFPNVSTRQMTYILDDAIRAIGNHPCLLVHHYMPRQVLLMEPSERLFSTSDKLQNLSDFIHSIILRDRSSYPKTSPCASPLKIALISHNIREVDILEGFLLGKPIKLKRFVGTSLYDEKHVYIQNENKGSLSHMNQNSTNNEDDVPISRSTSNSSKSSTPVADSSSNTNSHSHPHKDNYEYSKRRKRQRLIENSKQNEEDWIFLTSTRHLNNNPNLLLMHDVDIIISCDPLIDSNHPAITTSRNSFNKSKSSSKDIPFIKFLVQDSPDHYIIKNHLDKAANKNSNNINNDDDYCNILSSLCHFLTARKNIIETKNNDTHTIDYKKFTKNLLSKSAEEYILPECHLSTGFQNDNIELLNECLIPSISNLHQTTNPDSNLKFDIKDIKNMNEYQLELTKKTIELMDYVQNEVSKKSLEIEYKRLKETERQDQLDELKKNIGTLFKKTQDQEKLINDSNKSLTHATSESSKLDQELNFLKNNINKLESLLAIDDNDYTALNMLMSQYSKENNKLLDEKLSLDNKVQEINTSNDELRSKYQLTSKHALDLATTLKEVQKKHSILKNESSGPLGTTELMSLENEKQRLKDEIFRLEEQEKFMNDYASIMEKHYKFNEGLNDSSKNFNSSNNSLGNGRNPIKRVRHRSTRSNTPSYT, from the coding sequence atgatgaaacgAAAGCATAGAAATTATACTATTCCTGTTGGAATGACAACTTTTCAAAAGGACCTAGTTGAGATTCTGGTGTCTCTCCATGCCAAGTCCCTTTCAGAAGAAATTGCTAAATGGGTTTCTAATTCTATGCTCGAAGCATCGTCTAACTCTGATGTATTCCCAAACGTCTCCACAAGACAGATGACTTATATCTTGGATGATGCCATTAGAGCAATTGGGAATCATCCTTGTTTGCTGGTACATCACTATATGCCAAGACAAGTTTTATTAATGGAACCTAGTGAACGATTATTTAGTACAAGTGATAAGTTACAAAACTTGAGTGATTTCATTCATAGTATCATTCTACGTGATCGATCTTCCTATCCCAAAACATCACCTTGTGCCTCCCCATTGAAAATTGCCTTAATATCGCATAATATTAGAGAAGTAGATATCCTTGAAGGGTTTCTCTTGGGGAAACCAATTAAACTGAAAAGGTTTGTTGGTACTTCTCTATATGATGAAAAGCATgtatatattcaaaatgaaaataaaggGTCACTTTCTCATATGAATCAAAATAGTACAAacaatgaagatgatgtaCCGATATCAAGGTCTacttcaaattcttctaaaaGTTCAACTCCGGTGGCAGACTCAAGCtcaaatacaaatagtCATTCACATCCACATAAAGATAATTATGAATATTCAAAGAGAAGGAAAAGACAAAgattaatagaaaattctaaacaaaatgaagaagattggatttttttaacttcaaCAAGAcatttaaacaataatcCAAATCTTTTGTTGATGCATGATGTAGATATCATTATCAGCTGTGATCCTTTAATTGATTCTAACCATCCTGCTATAACGACATCAAGAAACTCATTTAATAAGTCAAAGTCAAGCTCAAAGGATATCccatttattaaatttctaGTACAAGATTCTCCTGatcattatattattaaaaatcatCTTGATAAAGCtgcaaataaaaattctaataatattaataatgatgatgattacTGTAACATATTATCGTCTCTTTGTCATTTTTTAACTGCCaggaaaaatattattgaaactaaaaataatgatacacATACAATTGATTATAAAAAGTTTACCAAGAATCTATTATCAAAATCCGCAGAAGAATATATCTTACCAGAATGCCATTTATCAACTGGATTCCAGAACGATAATATAGAACTGTTAAATGAATGTTTAATACCTTCGATATCAAATTTACATCAAACTACTAATCCtgattcaaatttgaaattcgatataaaagatattaaaaacatgaatgaatatcaattagaattaaCCAAAAAGACAATAGAATTAATGGATTATGTTCAAAATGAAGTGTCTAAAAAGTCATTGgaaattgaatataaaagattaaaagaAACTGAAAGACAGGACCAATTGGATgaactgaaaaaaaatataggaACTTTATTCAAGAAGACACAAgatcaagaaaaattaataaatgattcaaataaatcattaacTCATGCTACTTCCGAATCTTCCAAACTAGATcaagaattgaattttttgaaaaataatattaataaattagaatcattattagccattgatgataatgattaCACTGCTTTAAATATGTTAATGTCAcaatattcaaaagaaaataataaattattagatgaaaaattgtcattagataataaagttcaagaaattaataCTTCAAATGATGAACTTCGATCTAAGTATCAATTGACTTCAAAACATGCCTTAGATTTGGCTACGACTTTGAAAGAAGTACAAAAGAAACATtcaatattgaaaaacGAATCATCGGGGCCATTAGGTACTACTGAATTGATGTCcttagaaaatgaaaagcAGAGATTGaaagatgaaatatttagattAGAAGAACAAGAGAAATTCATGAATGATTATGCTTCAATAATGGAAAAgcattataaatttaatgaaggCTTAAACGATagttcaaaaaattttaattcctCAAATAATAGCTTAGGGAATGGTAGAAATCCAATCAAGAGAGTAAGACATCGGTCAACAAGATCAAATACCCCTTCCTACACTTAA
- the NEL1 gene encoding GTPase-activating protein NEL1 (similar to Saccharomyces cerevisiae YHR035W; ancestral locus Anc_5.312): MSYDSSKNIHCIFQPFIKEEDDFIEKTSFAIIKCENCSSTFHNFQNIEGTSHQYNWVCEFCQSKNSIGTEAKLQDLNLPNSYTAELVSRSKTNSTHIREKRSIFVIDCLTNEIELETLKLVLNNPEALPEGKYALITIEPKGNVVINLSSGKTVPFSIEQSKIEKAVKNLDDEFFLKHITVGAAWFDSKITFTRKIKTLKPFAKKETARAKKRPKRATGLALFLASVLSPHKNCNTHIMSFLSGPCTIGPGKVASTDIKKPIRSHDQLDSGRDKYFIKTTTFYEEFNAYCLDNICFDFFISSLDQTGLLEWKSLLTSSMSITQFDSFNDEKFTESWRNYIKLRNEFALELASLKILSTSGIVFKNNLIADIKFQPTKTKNERINEMKWKFNKPLVLNPKNFVIPCEFEVHSGTLQTIQFQLHYYKDDQSYIKIVTIPFKLIQPWKNGFHIEIEIPFLLKKFAQQILLKTIYDTSTMSEYLAAEIDMYEKNLPTLSDRDLKLFYQLQRSTILLKRNTSPDEHILLAHYLYNSSTSNCLFTCNPLMIKFPNDKSIKGKTDLIPLDARFATDSHSLFVDGGVFIMVRYTEETDDTVKAKDMAMTIIKSVERYPKPRFIYTMVGKSQDRFFKSKLIPLTEEESVELGTQDLPFEKFTQHVHK, from the coding sequence ATGAGTTATGATTCTTCGAAGAATATTCATTGCATCTTTCAACCGTTTATCAAAGAGGAAGatgattttattgaaaagacAAGTTTCGCCATAATTAAATGTGAAAATTGTTCATCAACTTTCCATAATTTCCAGAATATTGAAGGTACATCTCATCAATATAACTGGGTTTGTGAGTTTTGTCAATCCAAGAACTCTATTGGAACAGAAGCTAAATTACAGGATTTAAACTTACCAAATTCGTATACAGCAGAGCTTGTTTCTAGATCAAAAACTAATAGTACACATATTAGGGAGAAAAGATCAATCTTTGTCATTGATTGTCTTACcaatgaaattgaattgGAGACATTGAAAttagttttaaataatccTGAGGCTTTACCAGAAGGGAAATATGCTTTGATTACTATAGAGCCAAAGGGAAATGttgtaataaatctttcaaGTGGAAAGACAGTGCCTTTTTCCATTGAACAAAGTAAGATTGAAAAAGCTGTCAAAAAtttagatgatgaatttttcCTAAAGCATATTACTGTTGGGGCAGCTTGGTTTGATTCTAAAATTACTTTTACAAGAAAGATAAAAACTTTGAAACCATTTGCTAAAAAGGAAACAGCGAGGGCAAAGAAAAGACCTAAACGAGCTACTGGATTAGCACTATTTTTAGCTAGTGTACTATCGCCAcataaaaattgtaatacTCATATCATGTCTTTCTTGTCAGGTCCATGTACTATAGGACCAGGAAAGGTTGCTTCTACTGATATAAAGAAGCCAATTAGAAGTCATGATCAATTGGATTCAGGAAGggacaaatattttatcaaaacTACTACGTTTTACGAAGAATTTAATGCATATTGTTTAGACAACAtttgttttgatttttttatctctTCATTAGATCAAACTGGTTTGTTAGAATggaaatcattattaacttCTTCCATGTCAATAACTCAATTtgattcatttaatgatgaaaaatttactgAGTCTTGgagaaattatataaaattaaggAATGAATTTGCATTAGAATTAGcatctttaaaaatattatcaactTCTGGAAttgttttcaaaaataatttgatagctgatattaaattccAACCTACCAAGACAAAGaatgaaagaattaatgaaatgaaatggaaatttaataaaccaCTAGTATTGAatccaaaaaattttgtaattccGTGTGAGTTTGAAGTTCATTCGGGCACACTACAGACAATCCAATTCCAATTGCATTATTATAAGGATGATCAAAGCTATATCAAAATCGTGACAATtccatttaaattaatacaaCCATGGAAAAACGGATTCCATATAGAAATCGAAATTCCATTcttattgaagaaatttgcacaacaaattttattaaagacTATTTATGATACATCTACAATGAGTGAATATCTCGCTGCTGAAATTGATATGTACGAGAAAAACTTACCCACATTATCAGATCgagatttgaaattattttatcaattgcAACGATCTACGATCTTACTTAAGAGAAATACTTCGCCTGATGAGCACATCTTGTTAGCGCactatttatataattctaGTACAAGCAATTGTCTTTTCACATGTAACCCATTGATGATCAAATTCCCCAATGATAAATCTATCAAGGGTAAGACAGATTTAATACCATTGGATGCTAGATTTGCAACAGATTCTCATTCTCTCTTTGTCGATGGAGGTGTGTTTATCATGGTACGATACACAGAAGAGACTGACGATACAGTAAAGGCCAAAGATATGGCTATGACAATCATTAAAAGTGTAGAAAGGTACCCTAAGCCACGATTCATCTACACAATGGTAGGTAAATCACAAGATCGGTTCTTCAAGTCCAAATTAATTCCATtaactgaagaagaaagtgTTGAATTGGGAACCCAAGACCTaccttttgaaaaattcacaCAGCATGTTCATAAGTAA
- the MHR1 gene encoding mitochondrial 54S ribosomal protein mL67 (similar to Saccharomyces cerevisiae MHR1 (YDR296W); ancestral locus Anc_5.313) yields the protein MSKLNVNINKATSRFRTAKWLQKAGYAPQVFIFRNLESGQILYSQVPVFSQRQINDQFLRPNWDNKKPPLRRDIWKCMCVIDLPTYDVGIKLFQDLKRLRYLRDVTFKKETDAMRKKNEYGRIWYRGLYRPTYSQEAVADLIESLTKIRDDKTISKVGDKIKIHWEDQWRMGDKKKYWEPELPHVKHEMIPKLGNAHRDESVILKILGDKAKLAFSKETTPSVNENNNTSSIEENIGTSTFVEENDTASSKVEGKRKIFGIF from the coding sequence AtgtcaaaattaaatgttaatattaataaagcCACATCAAGATTTCGTACTGCCAAATGGTTGCAAAAGGCAGGATATGCACCACAAGTGTTTATATTCCGTAATCTGGAGTCTGGACAGATTCTATACTCGCAAGTACCAGTATTTTCACAAAGACAAATCAATGATCAATTTCTTAGACCAAATTGGGACAATAAAAAGCCTCCATTAAGAAGAGATATTTGGAAATGTATGTGTGTAATTGATTTACCAACTTATGATGTaggaataaaattattccaaGATTTGAAACGATTAAGATATTTACGTGATGTtacatttaaaaaagaaactgATGCAAtgagaaagaaaaatgaatatgGTAGAATATGGTATAGAGGCCTATATAGACCTACTTATTCGCAAGAAGCTGTTGCAGATCTAATTGAATCATTAACTAAGATACGAGATGATAAGACAATAAGCAAAGTGGGTGACAAAATAAAGATCCATTGGGAGGATCAATGGAGAATGGgtgataagaaaaaatattgggAACCAGAGTTGCCACATGTTAAGCATGAGATGATACCTAAATTAGGGAATGCTCACAGAGATGAAAGTgttatattaaagatattaggTGATAAGGCTAAATTGGCATTCTCTAAAGAAACTACTCCATCTGTTAACGAGAACAATAACACTTCTTCTATTGAGGAAAATATTGGTACTTCAACTTttgttgaagaaaatgatactGCCTCATCTAAAGTAGAAGGGAAAcgaaaaatatttggtatattctaa
- the ATP5 gene encoding F1F0 ATP synthase subunit 5 (similar to Saccharomyces cerevisiae ATP5 (YDR298C); ancestral locus Anc_5.315) — translation MFRTTFIRAASTASKSSVKVPVKLFGIDGTYATALFTAAAKDSDINAAAKSLSSLANVVETDKKVQDILNTPALSAEDRTDIVNVLVKSSSPVDKTVSNMLSILAENNRLSILPKISNQFSILADAYNGIVKGTVTSSVKLDSKIFKRLEKSIASSELVGQGKTLRLENVIKPDIKGGLIVEVGDKTVDLSLATKIQRLNKLLEEDL, via the coding sequence ATGTTTAGAACCACCTTTATTAGAGCAGCTTCGACTGCCTCAAAATCTTCCGTTAAAGTGCcagttaaattatttggtaTTGATGGTACTTATGCCACAGCATTATTTACAGCTGCTGCTAAAGATTCTGATATTAATGCTGCTGCTAAATCTTTAAGTTCTTTAGCCAATGTTGTTGAAACTGATAAGAAAGTTCAAgacatcttaaacactcCGGCTCTATCTGCAGAAGATAGAACAGACATTGTTAATGTCTTGGTTAAATCCTCGAGCCCTGTAGATAAGACCGTTTCAAACATGTTATCTATTTTGGCTGAAAACAATAGATTAAGTATTTTACCAAAAATTTCTAATCAATTCTCTATATTGGCCGATGCTTACAATGGTATTGTTAAAGGTACCGTTACTTCATCAGTTAAATTAGACTctaaaatctttaaaagattGGAAAAATCAATTGCAAGCTCTGAATTGGTTGGCCAAGGCAAGACTTTAAGATTAGAAAACGTCATCAAGCCAGATATTAAAGGTGGTTTGATCGTTGAAGTTGGTGATAAGACTGTTGATTTGAGTCTTGCTACCAAGATCCAAagattgaataaattattagaagaagaCTTGTAG
- the PIH1 gene encoding Pih1p (similar to Saccharomyces cerevisiae PIH1 (YHR034C); ancestral locus Anc_5.317), which translates to MNFLLRPISTTSKSHDRIIDNQINEKNNTNAIISTEPTPLFVIKSKVQSSDNRPNTFTFPILQDKKIFINVCCADEIPKPDVDFNPNIVYPLIMNNKWEIPIVTTSIRNDTDKKGNLCYVCDCCINTACADWISKDLQLREILNEWCLESCELREVIEISRDNIAFPKMKKKGNKIPTLEILSEDLTQNLNIQGQQILNAEKDDPSSILTMKRDLLRKEEEETSTLLGSNTEELPPLFPTHKRNIASTDDANKDNKSKKNPLIQEINQLSINDKDRPVKKLKNPTIIKEDVIFDVQMRKTKNTDVYKLRIEIKSDQITSGLDLSLSYEPKNNQLLLKNLNTQIFNENILKIPLPNIFDNKDNKIIWKCFYTKKDHKLIIFI; encoded by the coding sequence atgaattttttattgagACCAATATCTACTACTTCAAAGAGCCATGATCGTATCATAGATAATCAAATAaacgaaaaaaataatacaaatgcAATCATATCTACTGAACCAACGCCGTTGTTTGTCATCAAGTCGAAGGTTCAATCATCTGATAACAGGCCTAATACTTTTACATTTCCTATTTTACAAgataaaaagatatttattaatgtcTGTTGTGCAGATGAAATACCAAAACCTGATGTGGACTTTAATCCAAATATAGTGTATCCTTTGattatgaataataaatggGAAATCCCAATTGTAACAACATCGATTAGAAATGATACTGATAAAAAAGGTAACCTCTGTTATGTTTGTGATTGTTGTATAAATACAGCTTGTGCTGATTGGATTAGCAAGGACCTGCAATTACGTGagatattaaatgaatGGTGTTTAGAATCCTGCGAATTGAGAGAAGTAATCGAAATCTCAAGAGATAATATAGCTTTCCCtaagatgaaaaaaaaaggtaatAAAATACCTACCCTAGAAATTTTAAGTGAAGATTTAactcaaaatttaaatatccAAGGTCAACAGATTTTAAATGCTGAAAAAGACGATCCCTCTTCAATACTTACAATGAAACGAGATTtattaagaaaagaagaagaggaaaCTTCCACTTTGCTTGGAAGCAACACCGAAGAATTACCTCCTTTATTTCCAACTCATAAACGTAATATTGCCTCTACAGATGATgcaaataaagataataaatcgAAAAAAAACCCTttaattcaagaaattaaCCAACTTTCcattaatgataaagatagacctgttaaaaaattgaaaaatccAACAATCATTAAAGAAGACGTAATTTTTGATGTTCAAATGAGAAAGACCAAAAATACAGATGTTTATAAACtaagaattgaaattaagtCGGATCAAATAACTTCTGGTTTAGATCTGTCATTATCATATGAACccaaaaataatcaattattactaaaaaatttaaatactcaaatatttaatgaaaacattttgaagattccattaccaaatattttcgataataaagataacaaaataatttggaaatGCTTTTACACCAAAAAGGATCacaaattaattattttcatttaa